A stretch of Mastomys coucha isolate ucsf_1 unplaced genomic scaffold, UCSF_Mcou_1 pScaffold3, whole genome shotgun sequence DNA encodes these proteins:
- the Plin5 gene encoding perilipin-5 isoform X1 — protein MDQRGEDTTLVPHSRMSIDQTAQDPGSSLGELDQQNVMNRVVALPLVKATYTAVSSAYNSAKDRHPLLGSACRLAEHCVCSVTTCALDHAQPLLEHLQPQLATVNDLACRGLDKLEEKLPFLQQPSDMVVTSAKDTVAKSVTGMVDLARRGRRWSGEVKRSISQAMDVVLGKSEELVDRFLPMSEAELGTDQRGLGLAQGCTAQHSTAQQRETWNSNPAALAAEAEGPEVGSVEEQRQQQGYFVRLGSLSARLRHLAYEHSLGKLRQSKHRTQEMLAQLQETLELIQHMQRGASPTSTCHPPKAQELLGDWSQCLENGRSHSQVELETLALSRSLTLELQSAVDALAGCVRGLPPGAQAKVAEVQRSVDALQATFADAHCLGDVAPTALAEGQGSVARAHACVDEFLDLVLRAMPLPWLVGPFAPILVERSEPLINLATCVDEVVGDPDPRWAHMDWPAQQRAWEAKPADPGGQEAEPQSGHVKHTMMPELDF, from the exons ATGGACCAGAGAGGTGAAGACACCACCCTAGTGCCACACAGCAG GATGTCCATTGATCAGACAGCTCAGGACCCTGGATCCAGCCTGGGGGAACTGGACCAGCAG AATGTGATGAATCGAGTGGTGGCTTTGCCCCTGGTCAAGGCCACATACACTGCCGTGTCCAGCGCTTACAACTCGGCCAAGGACAGGCACCCACTGTTGGGCTCTGCCTGTCGCCTCGCTGAGCACTGCGTGTGCAGTGTGACCACCTGTGCCCTGGACCACGCACAGCCACTGCTGGAGCACCTGCAGCCCCAGT tGGCCACAGTGAATGATCTTGCCTGCAGGGGACTAGACAAATTGGAAGAGAAGCTGCCCTTCCTACAGCAGCCAtcagacatg GTGGTGACCTCAGCCAAGGATACAGTGGCCAAAAGTGTCACTGGCATGGTGGACCTGGCCCGAAGGGGCCGGCGTTGGAGTGGGGAGGTGAAGCGCTCCATAAGTCAAGCCATGGACGTGGTGCTGGGCAAGTCGGAAGAGCTGGTGGACCGCTTCCTGCCCATGTCTGAAGCTGAGCTAGGTACTGATCAGAGAGGTCTGGGCCTTGCCCAAGgctgcacagcacagcacagcacagcacagcagagggAAACCTGGAACTCAAACCCAG CGGCCCTGGCTGCTGAGGCCGAAGGCCCAGAAGTGGGCTCAgtggaggagcagaggcagcaaCAGGGCTACTTTGTGCGTCTGGGATCCCTATCCGCACGCCTCCGCCATCTTGCCTATGAACACtctttggggaaactgaggcagagcaaACACCGCACCCAGGAGATGCTGGCCCAGCTGCAGGAAACCCTGGAGCTG ATCCAGCATATGCAGAGAGGGGCAAGCCCCACTTCTACTTGTCATCCCCCAAAGGCTCAGGAGCTGTTGGGGGACTGGAGCCAATGTCTGGAGAATGGCCGCAGCCACAGCCAG GTGGAGCTGGAGACACTGGCTCTGTCTCGAAGTTTGACCCTGGAGCTGCAGAGTGCAGTGGATGCCCTGGCAGGCTGTGTTCGGGGCCTGCCACCTGGTGCCCAGGCCAAGGTGGCTGAGGTGCAGCGCAGCGTGGATGCTCTACAGGCCACCTTTGCTGATGCACACTGCCTTGGTGATGTGGCACCCACTGCTCTGGCTGAGGGCCAGGGCAGTGTGGCCCGGGCACATGCCTGTGTGGATGAGTTCCTGGATTTGGTCCTGCGGGCCATGCCACTGCCCTGGCTTGTGGGGCCCTTTGCACCCATCCTGGTGGAAAGGTCGGAGCCCCTGATCAACCTGGCCACCTGTGTGGATGAGGTGGTGGGTGACCCTGACCCTCGCTGGGCACACATGGACTGGCCAGCCCAGCAGAGGGCCTGGGAGGCCAAGCCTGCAGACCCTGGGGGACAAGAGGCTGAGCCCCAAAGCGGCCACGTCAAGCACACAATGATGCCAGAGCTGGACTTCTGA
- the Plin5 gene encoding perilipin-5 isoform X3, whose protein sequence is MDQRGEDTTLVPHSRMSIDQTAQDPGSSLGELDQQNVMNRVVALPLVKATYTAVSSAYNSAKDRHPLLGSACRLAEHCVCSVTTCALDHAQPLLEHLQPQSALAAEAEGPEVGSVEEQRQQQGYFVRLGSLSARLRHLAYEHSLGKLRQSKHRTQEMLAQLQETLELIQHMQRGASPTSTCHPPKAQELLGDWSQCLENGRSHSQVELETLALSRSLTLELQSAVDALAGCVRGLPPGAQAKVAEVQRSVDALQATFADAHCLGDVAPTALAEGQGSVARAHACVDEFLDLVLRAMPLPWLVGPFAPILVERSEPLINLATCVDEVVGDPDPRWAHMDWPAQQRAWEAKPADPGGQEAEPQSGHVKHTMMPELDF, encoded by the exons ATGGACCAGAGAGGTGAAGACACCACCCTAGTGCCACACAGCAG GATGTCCATTGATCAGACAGCTCAGGACCCTGGATCCAGCCTGGGGGAACTGGACCAGCAG AATGTGATGAATCGAGTGGTGGCTTTGCCCCTGGTCAAGGCCACATACACTGCCGTGTCCAGCGCTTACAACTCGGCCAAGGACAGGCACCCACTGTTGGGCTCTGCCTGTCGCCTCGCTGAGCACTGCGTGTGCAGTGTGACCACCTGTGCCCTGGACCACGCACAGCCACTGCTGGAGCACCTGCAGCCCCAGT CGGCCCTGGCTGCTGAGGCCGAAGGCCCAGAAGTGGGCTCAgtggaggagcagaggcagcaaCAGGGCTACTTTGTGCGTCTGGGATCCCTATCCGCACGCCTCCGCCATCTTGCCTATGAACACtctttggggaaactgaggcagagcaaACACCGCACCCAGGAGATGCTGGCCCAGCTGCAGGAAACCCTGGAGCTG ATCCAGCATATGCAGAGAGGGGCAAGCCCCACTTCTACTTGTCATCCCCCAAAGGCTCAGGAGCTGTTGGGGGACTGGAGCCAATGTCTGGAGAATGGCCGCAGCCACAGCCAG GTGGAGCTGGAGACACTGGCTCTGTCTCGAAGTTTGACCCTGGAGCTGCAGAGTGCAGTGGATGCCCTGGCAGGCTGTGTTCGGGGCCTGCCACCTGGTGCCCAGGCCAAGGTGGCTGAGGTGCAGCGCAGCGTGGATGCTCTACAGGCCACCTTTGCTGATGCACACTGCCTTGGTGATGTGGCACCCACTGCTCTGGCTGAGGGCCAGGGCAGTGTGGCCCGGGCACATGCCTGTGTGGATGAGTTCCTGGATTTGGTCCTGCGGGCCATGCCACTGCCCTGGCTTGTGGGGCCCTTTGCACCCATCCTGGTGGAAAGGTCGGAGCCCCTGATCAACCTGGCCACCTGTGTGGATGAGGTGGTGGGTGACCCTGACCCTCGCTGGGCACACATGGACTGGCCAGCCCAGCAGAGGGCCTGGGAGGCCAAGCCTGCAGACCCTGGGGGACAAGAGGCTGAGCCCCAAAGCGGCCACGTCAAGCACACAATGATGCCAGAGCTGGACTTCTGA
- the Plin5 gene encoding perilipin-5 isoform X2, producing MDQRGEDTTLVPHSRMSIDQTAQDPGSSLGELDQQNVMNRVVALPLVKATYTAVSSAYNSAKDRHPLLGSACRLAEHCVCSVTTCALDHAQPLLEHLQPQLATVNDLACRGLDKLEEKLPFLQQPSDMVVTSAKDTVAKSVTGMVDLARRGRRWSGEVKRSISQAMDVVLGKSEELVDRFLPMSEAELAALAAEAEGPEVGSVEEQRQQQGYFVRLGSLSARLRHLAYEHSLGKLRQSKHRTQEMLAQLQETLELIQHMQRGASPTSTCHPPKAQELLGDWSQCLENGRSHSQVELETLALSRSLTLELQSAVDALAGCVRGLPPGAQAKVAEVQRSVDALQATFADAHCLGDVAPTALAEGQGSVARAHACVDEFLDLVLRAMPLPWLVGPFAPILVERSEPLINLATCVDEVVGDPDPRWAHMDWPAQQRAWEAKPADPGGQEAEPQSGHVKHTMMPELDF from the exons ATGGACCAGAGAGGTGAAGACACCACCCTAGTGCCACACAGCAG GATGTCCATTGATCAGACAGCTCAGGACCCTGGATCCAGCCTGGGGGAACTGGACCAGCAG AATGTGATGAATCGAGTGGTGGCTTTGCCCCTGGTCAAGGCCACATACACTGCCGTGTCCAGCGCTTACAACTCGGCCAAGGACAGGCACCCACTGTTGGGCTCTGCCTGTCGCCTCGCTGAGCACTGCGTGTGCAGTGTGACCACCTGTGCCCTGGACCACGCACAGCCACTGCTGGAGCACCTGCAGCCCCAGT tGGCCACAGTGAATGATCTTGCCTGCAGGGGACTAGACAAATTGGAAGAGAAGCTGCCCTTCCTACAGCAGCCAtcagacatg GTGGTGACCTCAGCCAAGGATACAGTGGCCAAAAGTGTCACTGGCATGGTGGACCTGGCCCGAAGGGGCCGGCGTTGGAGTGGGGAGGTGAAGCGCTCCATAAGTCAAGCCATGGACGTGGTGCTGGGCAAGTCGGAAGAGCTGGTGGACCGCTTCCTGCCCATGTCTGAAGCTGAGCTAG CGGCCCTGGCTGCTGAGGCCGAAGGCCCAGAAGTGGGCTCAgtggaggagcagaggcagcaaCAGGGCTACTTTGTGCGTCTGGGATCCCTATCCGCACGCCTCCGCCATCTTGCCTATGAACACtctttggggaaactgaggcagagcaaACACCGCACCCAGGAGATGCTGGCCCAGCTGCAGGAAACCCTGGAGCTG ATCCAGCATATGCAGAGAGGGGCAAGCCCCACTTCTACTTGTCATCCCCCAAAGGCTCAGGAGCTGTTGGGGGACTGGAGCCAATGTCTGGAGAATGGCCGCAGCCACAGCCAG GTGGAGCTGGAGACACTGGCTCTGTCTCGAAGTTTGACCCTGGAGCTGCAGAGTGCAGTGGATGCCCTGGCAGGCTGTGTTCGGGGCCTGCCACCTGGTGCCCAGGCCAAGGTGGCTGAGGTGCAGCGCAGCGTGGATGCTCTACAGGCCACCTTTGCTGATGCACACTGCCTTGGTGATGTGGCACCCACTGCTCTGGCTGAGGGCCAGGGCAGTGTGGCCCGGGCACATGCCTGTGTGGATGAGTTCCTGGATTTGGTCCTGCGGGCCATGCCACTGCCCTGGCTTGTGGGGCCCTTTGCACCCATCCTGGTGGAAAGGTCGGAGCCCCTGATCAACCTGGCCACCTGTGTGGATGAGGTGGTGGGTGACCCTGACCCTCGCTGGGCACACATGGACTGGCCAGCCCAGCAGAGGGCCTGGGAGGCCAAGCCTGCAGACCCTGGGGGACAAGAGGCTGAGCCCCAAAGCGGCCACGTCAAGCACACAATGATGCCAGAGCTGGACTTCTGA
- the Lrg1 gene encoding leucine-rich alpha-2-glycoprotein, which produces MVSWQHQGSFQGLNICLPRTLFLLALLGRVSSLKECLILQSAEGSTVSCHGPTEFPSSLPADTVHLSVEFSNLTQLPAAALQGCPSLRELHLSSNRLQALSPELLAPVPQLRVLDLTRNALRSLPPGLFRTSAALSTLVLRENQLRAVSSRWLQGLDALGHLDLAENQLRSLPAGLLASLGALHTLDLGHNLLESLPEGLLRGPRRLQRLHLEGNRLRRLGDGLLAPQPFLRVLFLNDNQLAEVAAGSFRGLKQLDMLDLSNNSLSSTPPGLWAFLGRPTRDMQDGFDVSHNPWVCDKDLVDLCRWLDANRHKMFSQNDTRCAGPEAMRGRRLLDVAELGSL; this is translated from the exons ATGGTCTCTTGGCAGCATCAAGGGAG cttccagggtctcaacaTCTGCCTTCCCAGAACCCTGTTCCTCCTCGCCCTCTTGGGCAGGGTGTCCAGCCTCAAGGAATGCCTGATACTGCAGTCAGCTGAGGGCAGCACCGTCTCCTGCCATGGTCCCACTGAGTTTCCAAGTTCCCTCCCGGCCGACACTGTCCATCTGTCGGTGGAATTCTCCAATTTGACGCAGCTGCCCGCCGCCGCCCTGCAAGGGTGTCCGAGTCTGCGGGAGCTGCACCTCTCCAGCAACCGCCTGCAGGCGCTGTCCCCCGAGCTGCTGGCGCCCGTGCCCCAGCTGCGTGTCCTGGATCTGACCCGCAATGCTCTCCGCAGCCTGCCTCCCGGGTTGTTCCGCACCTCGGCCGCCCTGAGCACCCTGGTCCTGAGAGAGAACCAGCTGCGGGCGGTGAGCTCGCGATGGCTTCAGGGCCTGGACGCTCTGGGCCACTTGGACCTAGCGGAGAACCAGCTGCGCTCTCTGCCCGCCGGGCTCCTCGCCAGCCTCGGCGCCCTGCACACCCTCGACCTTGGGCACAACCTGCTGGAGTCGCTGCCCGAGGGACTCCTGCGGGGCCCAAGGCGGCTGCAGCGCCTGCACCTAGAAGGGAACCGGCTGCGGAGGCTGGGGGATGGCCTGCTTGCGCCCCAACCGTTCCTGCGCGTCCTGTTCCTGAATGACAACCAGTTGGCCGAGGTGGCGGCCGGCTCCTTCCGGGGCCTAAAGCAGCTGGATATGTTGGATCTGTCCAATAACTCTCTGTCCAGCACGCCCCCGGGCCTGTGGGCGTTCCTGGGAAGGCCGACCCGCGACATGCAGGACGGCTTCGACGTCTCCCACAACCCCTGGGTCTGTGACAAGGACCTGGTGGACCTGTGCCGCTGGCTGGACGCCAACCGACACAAGATGTTCTCACAGAACGACACGCGCTGTGCGGGGCCCGAGGCCATGAGGGGACGGCGGCTGCTGGACGTGGCAGAGCTGGGGTCCCTTTGA